A portion of the Nomia melanderi isolate GNS246 chromosome 2, iyNomMela1, whole genome shotgun sequence genome contains these proteins:
- the Drat gene encoding death resistor Adh domain containing target isoform X1 encodes MPVELESVAPVTHKSCTPCRGEEKMNKLCKQVSIESPSMTGRNWVFSFDVPVPDVPAQGARIRVVCAGACYHPRRSPSLGSLTSVSSGSSLATEVSVEGDFPVSLPHHGVRDAALFPGYEVAGVIESLGANVAEDCEFVIGDRVILYPYEGIPNGYVEYLVVHDLKYLIKIPDSVSLSVGAMLPAGALLAMNTVFAAHEHVQALLKQRGEDSVCKILIVGTGGLALWALRIAAYHFSNMKDRVTITIASLKDDGLTMAQEFQRLLFEYRVNVVQWSEDLYEKQLIERTMDACRGHVDVVIDFGTTSRSLHRSMQCLSKGGVVFVIKEVADRLLPKFSKRAEDWQLSIKSVEPGTLEQLRELVKLVSSGEIEPPPHTVYPAEDVLDVVQKLCHSEIQGRAILRFYPAD; translated from the exons ATGCCTGTGGAATTGGAATCGGTGGCACCGGTCACTCACAAATCGTGTACACCTTGTAGAGG GGAAGAGAAGATGAATAAGCTATGCAAGCAGGTGTCCATCGAGAGCCCGAGCATGACGGGCCGTAACTGGGTGTTCAGTTTTGACGTTCCTGTTCCGGATGTCCCAGCACAGGGCGCCAGGATCCGAGTGGTGTGTGCAGGTGCCTGCTACCATCCGCGTCGCTCGCCCAGCTTGGGCAGCTTGACATCTGTCTCCAGTGGTAGCAGTTTGGCCACGGAAGTTTCAGTGGAAGGCGACTTCCCTGTCTCCTTGCCACATCACGGGGTTCGAGACGCAGCTTTGTTCCCTGGCTACGAAGTCGCTGGGGTGATCGAGTCGCTGGGTGCTAACGTTGCTGAGGATTGCGAATTCGTGATTGGAGACAGGGTGATCCTCTATCCTTATGAGGGCATACCGAACGGATACGTGGAGTACCTGGTGGTCCACGACCTGAAATATCTTATCAAAATCCCGGACAGCGTGAGCCTGAGTGTAGGAGCCATGTTACCAGCCGGTGCATTGTTAGCTATGAACACCGTCTTTGCTGCTCACGAACACGTCCAAGCACTGTTGAAGCAAAGAGGCGAAGATAGCGTCTGCAAGATCCTGATCGTTGGTACTGGCGGTCTGGCTCTTTGGGCCCTTAGAATTGCAGCTTACCACTTCAGCAATATGAAAGACAGAGTCACCATCACCATCGCCTCGTTGAAGGACGATGGACTAACCATGGCTCAGGAGTTTCAACG TCTCCTCTTTGAATACAGAGTGAACGTGGTCCAATGGAGCGAAGATCTCTACGAGAAACAGTTGATCGAACGCACAATGGACGCCTGCCGTGGCCACGTGGACGTGGTGATCGATTTCGGCACGACATCCCGCAGCCTACATCGCAGCATGCAGTGTCTGAGCAAGGGTGGCGTCGTGTTCGTGATCAAGGAGGTTGCCGATCGACTTCTGCCGAAGTTCAGCAAACGGGCCGAGGATTGGCAGCTGAGCATCAAATCGGTGGAACCCGGCACCCTCGAACAGTTACGGGAATTAGTGAAGCTGGTGTCTTCTGGTGAGATCGAGCCACCGCCACACACCGTCTACCCAGCTGAAGACGTCCTGGACGTGGTACAAAAGCTGTGTCACTCGGAAATCCAGGGCCGCGCGATCTTGCGCTTCTATCCGGCCGATTAA
- the Drat gene encoding death resistor Adh domain containing target isoform X2 produces MPVELESVAPVTHKSCTPCRGEEKMNKLCKQVSIESPSMTGRNWVFSFDVPVPDVPAQGARIRVVCAGACYHPRRSPSLGSLTSVSSGSSLATEVSVEGDFPVSLPHHGVRDAALFPGYEVAGVIESLGANVAEDCEFVIGDRVILYPYEGIPNGYVEYLVVHDLKYLIKIPDSVSLSVGAMLPAGALLAMNTVFAAHEHVQALLKQRGEDSVCKILIVGTGGLALWALRIAAYHFSNMKDRVTITIASLKDDGLTMAQEFQRVNVVQWSEDLYEKQLIERTMDACRGHVDVVIDFGTTSRSLHRSMQCLSKGGVVFVIKEVADRLLPKFSKRAEDWQLSIKSVEPGTLEQLRELVKLVSSGEIEPPPHTVYPAEDVLDVVQKLCHSEIQGRAILRFYPAD; encoded by the exons ATGCCTGTGGAATTGGAATCGGTGGCACCGGTCACTCACAAATCGTGTACACCTTGTAGAGG GGAAGAGAAGATGAATAAGCTATGCAAGCAGGTGTCCATCGAGAGCCCGAGCATGACGGGCCGTAACTGGGTGTTCAGTTTTGACGTTCCTGTTCCGGATGTCCCAGCACAGGGCGCCAGGATCCGAGTGGTGTGTGCAGGTGCCTGCTACCATCCGCGTCGCTCGCCCAGCTTGGGCAGCTTGACATCTGTCTCCAGTGGTAGCAGTTTGGCCACGGAAGTTTCAGTGGAAGGCGACTTCCCTGTCTCCTTGCCACATCACGGGGTTCGAGACGCAGCTTTGTTCCCTGGCTACGAAGTCGCTGGGGTGATCGAGTCGCTGGGTGCTAACGTTGCTGAGGATTGCGAATTCGTGATTGGAGACAGGGTGATCCTCTATCCTTATGAGGGCATACCGAACGGATACGTGGAGTACCTGGTGGTCCACGACCTGAAATATCTTATCAAAATCCCGGACAGCGTGAGCCTGAGTGTAGGAGCCATGTTACCAGCCGGTGCATTGTTAGCTATGAACACCGTCTTTGCTGCTCACGAACACGTCCAAGCACTGTTGAAGCAAAGAGGCGAAGATAGCGTCTGCAAGATCCTGATCGTTGGTACTGGCGGTCTGGCTCTTTGGGCCCTTAGAATTGCAGCTTACCACTTCAGCAATATGAAAGACAGAGTCACCATCACCATCGCCTCGTTGAAGGACGATGGACTAACCATGGCTCAGGAGTTTCAACG AGTGAACGTGGTCCAATGGAGCGAAGATCTCTACGAGAAACAGTTGATCGAACGCACAATGGACGCCTGCCGTGGCCACGTGGACGTGGTGATCGATTTCGGCACGACATCCCGCAGCCTACATCGCAGCATGCAGTGTCTGAGCAAGGGTGGCGTCGTGTTCGTGATCAAGGAGGTTGCCGATCGACTTCTGCCGAAGTTCAGCAAACGGGCCGAGGATTGGCAGCTGAGCATCAAATCGGTGGAACCCGGCACCCTCGAACAGTTACGGGAATTAGTGAAGCTGGTGTCTTCTGGTGAGATCGAGCCACCGCCACACACCGTCTACCCAGCTGAAGACGTCCTGGACGTGGTACAAAAGCTGTGTCACTCGGAAATCCAGGGCCGCGCGATCTTGCGCTTCTATCCGGCCGATTAA
- the Drat gene encoding death resistor Adh domain containing target isoform X3 yields MNKLCKQVSIESPSMTGRNWVFSFDVPVPDVPAQGARIRVVCAGACYHPRRSPSLGSLTSVSSGSSLATEVSVEGDFPVSLPHHGVRDAALFPGYEVAGVIESLGANVAEDCEFVIGDRVILYPYEGIPNGYVEYLVVHDLKYLIKIPDSVSLSVGAMLPAGALLAMNTVFAAHEHVQALLKQRGEDSVCKILIVGTGGLALWALRIAAYHFSNMKDRVTITIASLKDDGLTMAQEFQRLLFEYRVNVVQWSEDLYEKQLIERTMDACRGHVDVVIDFGTTSRSLHRSMQCLSKGGVVFVIKEVADRLLPKFSKRAEDWQLSIKSVEPGTLEQLRELVKLVSSGEIEPPPHTVYPAEDVLDVVQKLCHSEIQGRAILRFYPAD; encoded by the exons ATGAATAAGCTATGCAAGCAGGTGTCCATCGAGAGCCCGAGCATGACGGGCCGTAACTGGGTGTTCAGTTTTGACGTTCCTGTTCCGGATGTCCCAGCACAGGGCGCCAGGATCCGAGTGGTGTGTGCAGGTGCCTGCTACCATCCGCGTCGCTCGCCCAGCTTGGGCAGCTTGACATCTGTCTCCAGTGGTAGCAGTTTGGCCACGGAAGTTTCAGTGGAAGGCGACTTCCCTGTCTCCTTGCCACATCACGGGGTTCGAGACGCAGCTTTGTTCCCTGGCTACGAAGTCGCTGGGGTGATCGAGTCGCTGGGTGCTAACGTTGCTGAGGATTGCGAATTCGTGATTGGAGACAGGGTGATCCTCTATCCTTATGAGGGCATACCGAACGGATACGTGGAGTACCTGGTGGTCCACGACCTGAAATATCTTATCAAAATCCCGGACAGCGTGAGCCTGAGTGTAGGAGCCATGTTACCAGCCGGTGCATTGTTAGCTATGAACACCGTCTTTGCTGCTCACGAACACGTCCAAGCACTGTTGAAGCAAAGAGGCGAAGATAGCGTCTGCAAGATCCTGATCGTTGGTACTGGCGGTCTGGCTCTTTGGGCCCTTAGAATTGCAGCTTACCACTTCAGCAATATGAAAGACAGAGTCACCATCACCATCGCCTCGTTGAAGGACGATGGACTAACCATGGCTCAGGAGTTTCAACG TCTCCTCTTTGAATACAGAGTGAACGTGGTCCAATGGAGCGAAGATCTCTACGAGAAACAGTTGATCGAACGCACAATGGACGCCTGCCGTGGCCACGTGGACGTGGTGATCGATTTCGGCACGACATCCCGCAGCCTACATCGCAGCATGCAGTGTCTGAGCAAGGGTGGCGTCGTGTTCGTGATCAAGGAGGTTGCCGATCGACTTCTGCCGAAGTTCAGCAAACGGGCCGAGGATTGGCAGCTGAGCATCAAATCGGTGGAACCCGGCACCCTCGAACAGTTACGGGAATTAGTGAAGCTGGTGTCTTCTGGTGAGATCGAGCCACCGCCACACACCGTCTACCCAGCTGAAGACGTCCTGGACGTGGTACAAAAGCTGTGTCACTCGGAAATCCAGGGCCGCGCGATCTTGCGCTTCTATCCGGCCGATTAA